A DNA window from Streptomyces asoensis contains the following coding sequences:
- a CDS encoding lysylphosphatidylglycerol synthase transmembrane domain-containing protein — translation MSLLPLDDPASPPPSPQPVEDGRRPRAAGATRRALCLFPVLLLAVWAAVDWHAVRDGTALLAAADPWWLLAGLLFSYLGSVAAACVRQGAIPDRLPPGTLVASQIAAGAANHILPASIGAHAVTVRFLQRQGVPLPRATASIALYSLVRAVAKTPVVLIFLLAAPGAVPPARLLPEGRTLLLAAGGLLLAPAAGAALFVLVRPLRRPVLDFVRTALTDARHLHTRPARFLPLWGGAVAAPLIQASVVASVGTALGLPLTWAQLLFAFLAASTAAGAVPAPGGIGPVDAALVLTLAGYGTPLPLATATVIGYRLLTVWLPLLPGMLVLSALVQRKQL, via the coding sequence GTGTCCCTGCTGCCCCTCGACGACCCCGCGTCGCCGCCTCCGTCCCCGCAGCCCGTCGAGGACGGCCGCCGCCCCCGGGCCGCCGGCGCCACCCGCCGGGCCCTCTGTCTCTTCCCGGTCCTGCTGCTCGCGGTGTGGGCGGCGGTCGACTGGCACGCCGTGCGCGACGGCACCGCCCTGCTGGCCGCCGCCGACCCCTGGTGGCTGCTGGCGGGGCTCCTCTTCAGCTACCTGGGTTCGGTCGCCGCGGCCTGTGTCCGGCAGGGGGCGATCCCCGACCGACTGCCGCCGGGCACGCTGGTGGCCTCGCAGATCGCCGCGGGCGCCGCGAACCACATCCTGCCGGCGAGCATAGGCGCCCACGCGGTCACGGTCCGCTTCCTCCAGCGGCAGGGCGTCCCCCTCCCCCGCGCCACCGCTTCGATCGCCCTGTACTCGCTGGTCAGAGCCGTGGCGAAGACACCCGTCGTGCTGATCTTCCTGCTCGCCGCGCCCGGCGCGGTGCCGCCCGCCAGGCTGCTGCCCGAAGGTCGGACCCTGCTCCTGGCCGCCGGGGGCCTGCTGCTGGCGCCCGCGGCGGGGGCGGCGCTGTTCGTCCTCGTCCGGCCGCTGCGCCGGCCCGTGCTGGACTTCGTGCGGACGGCCCTCACGGACGCCCGGCACCTGCACACCCGCCCCGCCCGCTTCCTGCCCCTGTGGGGCGGGGCGGTCGCCGCGCCGCTGATCCAGGCGAGCGTGGTGGCGTCGGTGGGGACGGCGCTCGGCCTGCCGCTGACCTGGGCGCAGCTGCTCTTCGCGTTCCTGGCGGCGAGCACCGCGGCCGGAGCCGTCCCGGCACCGGGCGGGATCGGTCCGGTCGACGCGGCCCTGGTCCTCACCCTGGCCGGCTACGGCACCCCGCTGCCTCTGGCGACGGCCACGGTCATCGGCTACCGGCTGCTGACGGTCTGGCTGCCCCTGCTGCCGGGGATGCTGGTGCTGTCCGCCCTGGTGCAGCGCAAGCAGCTGTGA
- a CDS encoding ferric reductase-like transmembrane domain-containing protein codes for MTTVQSPPVPPTAIRPEAVARTGLYAVLAANAAVVTLFAVQAGFASNALVVIGRFAGLYGALLMAFQLLLVARLPWLDRRIGMDRLTNWHRWTGFGLLWTLVGHVVFITFGYAASSSMNPVSQLVDLAETVEGVLRATVAMALILVVGGVSARWARRRLAYETWHFVHLYTYVAVVLAFTHQVATGTTFTASSAATAYWYTVWSVALGAVLLGRLALPLWRNWRHRFRVEAVVPEADNVVSVYITGRDLDRLPARAGQFFLWRFLTRDRWWQANPFSLSAAPDGTRLRLTAKAAGDGSAALRHLVPGTRVFAEGPYGAFTALRRTRPEALLIAGGVGVTPIRALLEEIHGHAVVVYRVAGERDAVLYDELRELAVAKGAELHLITGPPVPDRLAPRELAALVPDIAQRDVFLCGPPPMMNAVLGTLRALDVPKPQIHFERFSLAG; via the coding sequence GTGACGACCGTCCAATCGCCTCCCGTACCCCCCACGGCGATACGTCCCGAAGCAGTGGCCCGCACCGGCCTGTACGCCGTGCTGGCCGCGAACGCGGCCGTCGTGACCCTCTTCGCCGTCCAGGCGGGTTTCGCCTCCAACGCGCTGGTCGTGATCGGCCGCTTCGCCGGCCTGTACGGCGCCCTGCTGATGGCGTTCCAGCTGCTGCTCGTGGCCCGGCTGCCCTGGCTGGACCGCCGTATCGGCATGGACCGGCTGACCAACTGGCACCGCTGGACCGGTTTCGGCCTGCTCTGGACGCTGGTCGGCCACGTGGTGTTCATCACCTTCGGCTACGCCGCGTCCTCCTCGATGAACCCGGTGAGCCAGCTCGTCGACCTCGCCGAGACCGTCGAGGGCGTCCTGCGCGCCACCGTCGCGATGGCGCTGATCCTCGTCGTCGGCGGCGTCTCCGCGCGCTGGGCCCGCCGCCGTCTCGCCTACGAGACCTGGCACTTCGTCCACCTGTACACGTACGTCGCCGTCGTGCTGGCCTTCACGCACCAGGTCGCGACCGGGACGACGTTCACGGCCTCGTCCGCCGCCACGGCCTACTGGTACACGGTGTGGAGCGTCGCCCTCGGCGCCGTCCTCCTCGGCCGGCTGGCGCTGCCCCTGTGGCGCAACTGGCGCCATCGGTTCCGGGTCGAGGCGGTCGTCCCCGAGGCCGACAACGTGGTCTCCGTCTACATCACCGGCCGTGACCTGGACCGGCTGCCCGCGCGCGCCGGCCAGTTCTTCCTGTGGCGCTTCCTGACCAGGGACCGCTGGTGGCAGGCGAACCCCTTCTCCCTGTCGGCGGCGCCCGACGGCACCCGCCTGCGCCTGACCGCGAAGGCCGCGGGCGACGGGTCGGCGGCCCTGCGCCACCTCGTACCCGGGACGCGCGTCTTCGCCGAGGGCCCCTACGGCGCCTTCACCGCCCTGCGCCGCACCCGGCCGGAGGCCCTGCTCATCGCCGGCGGGGTCGGCGTCACCCCGATCAGGGCGCTCCTCGAGGAGATCCACGGGCACGCGGTGGTCGTCTACCGGGTGGCGGGCGAGCGCGACGCCGTGCTCTACGACGAACTGCGCGAGCTGGCCGTCGCCAAGGGCGCCGAACTGCACCTGATCACCGGGCCGCCGGTGCCGGACCGGCTGGCGCCGCGCGAACTGGCCGCACTGGTACCGGACATCGCGCAGCGGGACGTCTTCCTGTGCGGGCCGCCGCCGATGATGAACGCGGTCCTCGGCACCCTGCGCGCGCTGGACGTGCCCAAGCCGCAGATCCACTTCGAACGCTTCAGCCTGGCGGGATGA
- the msrB gene encoding peptide-methionine (R)-S-oxide reductase MsrB yields the protein MSYDVEKPDEQWRAELTPAEYAVLRQAGTEPAFTGEYTDTKTEGVYSCRACGAELFTSATKFESHCGWPSFFDPKDTDAVELIEDRSHGMLRTEVRCARCGSHLGHVFAGEGYATPTDQRYCINSISLRLAENGGV from the coding sequence ATGTCGTACGACGTCGAGAAGCCGGACGAGCAGTGGCGGGCGGAGCTGACCCCGGCCGAGTACGCCGTCCTGCGGCAGGCGGGCACCGAGCCCGCGTTCACCGGTGAGTACACCGACACCAAGACCGAGGGCGTCTACTCCTGCCGGGCCTGCGGCGCCGAACTGTTCACCTCCGCGACCAAGTTCGAGTCCCACTGCGGCTGGCCGTCGTTCTTCGACCCGAAGGACACCGACGCGGTGGAGCTGATCGAGGACCGCTCGCACGGGATGCTGCGCACCGAGGTGCGGTGCGCCCGGTGCGGTTCGCACCTCGGGCACGTCTTCGCGGGCGAGGGGTACGCGACCCCGACCGACCAGCGGTACTGCATCAACAGCATCTCGCTGCGGCTGGCGGAGAACGGCGGCGTCTGA
- a CDS encoding indole-3-glycerol phosphate synthase translates to MFTSVLMIEKALTSADVEFVSTLHGDEPVSFHVLLQPRGDQADRLLRAIDDVALGELDEAAREGETPEGDEAKGFGARALEVSLQALHAAGSEAVGRLVEDHPLDALKSLVAEAGADEVIVLTDPHYVEEFFHRDWASRARHKVGVPVLKLFSHSKA, encoded by the coding sequence GTGTTCACAAGTGTTCTGATGATCGAGAAAGCCCTGACGTCCGCCGACGTGGAGTTCGTCAGCACCCTGCACGGGGACGAGCCGGTCTCCTTCCACGTGCTGCTCCAGCCCCGCGGCGACCAGGCGGACCGCTTGCTGCGGGCCATCGACGACGTCGCCCTCGGCGAGCTGGACGAGGCGGCGCGCGAGGGCGAGACGCCCGAGGGCGACGAGGCGAAGGGGTTCGGCGCGAGAGCCCTGGAGGTGTCCCTCCAGGCGCTGCACGCGGCGGGCAGCGAGGCGGTGGGCCGCCTCGTCGAGGACCATCCGCTGGACGCGCTCAAGTCCCTGGTCGCGGAGGCGGGGGCGGACGAGGTCATCGTCCTGACCGACCCGCACTACGTCGAGGAGTTCTTCCACCGCGACTGGGCCTCCCGCGCCCGGCACAAGGTGGGCGTGCCGGTGCTGAAGCTGTTCTCGCACAGCAAGGCGTGA
- a CDS encoding response regulator transcription factor codes for MEKVRLLVVDDDPPIADLVATVARYEGWDAVTANSGAEALSRAAEFRPDIVVLDLMLPDIDGFGVLDRLRRGGTMVPVVFLTARDGVADRVAGLTRGGDDYLVKPFAVEELMARLRTVLRRSAGPGAQRSVLRVADLTMDEDTREVRRGGRLLTLTPTEYEVLRYLLRKSPTVLTKAQILDHVWEYGFGGRSNVVELVVSRLRRKLDPGGDDPLIQTVRGFGYVIRQAAG; via the coding sequence GTGGAAAAAGTACGACTCCTCGTCGTGGACGACGACCCGCCGATCGCCGATCTCGTGGCCACGGTCGCCCGCTACGAGGGCTGGGACGCGGTCACCGCCAATTCCGGTGCCGAGGCGCTCAGCCGTGCCGCCGAGTTCCGTCCCGACATCGTGGTGCTCGACCTGATGCTGCCCGACATCGACGGCTTCGGCGTGCTCGACCGGCTCCGGCGCGGCGGCACCATGGTGCCGGTGGTCTTCCTGACGGCACGCGACGGGGTCGCCGACCGGGTCGCCGGACTCACCCGGGGCGGGGACGACTACCTGGTCAAGCCGTTCGCCGTGGAGGAGCTGATGGCCCGGCTGCGGACCGTGCTGCGGCGCAGCGCCGGCCCCGGGGCGCAGCGCTCGGTGCTGCGGGTCGCGGACCTCACCATGGACGAGGACACCCGGGAGGTGCGGCGCGGCGGACGGCTGCTGACGCTCACCCCCACCGAGTACGAGGTGCTGCGCTACCTCCTGCGCAAGTCGCCCACGGTGCTCACCAAGGCGCAGATCCTCGACCATGTGTGGGAGTACGGCTTCGGCGGCCGTTCCAACGTCGTGGAGCTGGTCGTCAGCCGGCTGCGCCGCAAGCTCGACCCGGGGGGCGACGACCCGCTGATCCAGACGGTGCGCGGTTTCGGGTACGTGATCCGGCAGGCGGCCGGGTGA
- the zapE gene encoding cell division protein ZapE has translation MSSSSPAPGARPIADVAPVSLCTRQPHVPADRLVAEMVPPPRFDSVRFSTYLPDPNQPSQTEAVGVLEGFAAGLGGAHAAGGAKRGFLGFGRARAPKVPAGPRGVYLDGGYGVGKTHLLASLWHATPAEPALKAFGTFVELTNLVGALGFQQTVRTLSGHRLLCIDEFELDDPGDTVLVSTLLGKLVEAGVALAATSNTLPGKLGEGRFAAADFLREIQGLSAHFRALRIDGEDYRHRGLPEAPAPCTDEQVTKAAYATAGASLDDFPHLLEHLAKVHPSRYGALTDGLKAVCLTDVGPVPDQSTALRLVVLADRLYDREVPVLASGLSFDRLFSEEMLNGGYRKKYFRAISRLTALARDAKRLVEP, from the coding sequence GTGTCGTCCTCCTCCCCCGCTCCCGGTGCCCGCCCGATAGCCGACGTGGCTCCGGTGTCCCTCTGCACCCGTCAGCCGCACGTCCCCGCGGACCGGCTGGTCGCCGAGATGGTCCCGCCGCCCCGCTTCGACTCGGTGCGGTTCAGCACGTACCTCCCGGACCCGAACCAGCCGAGCCAGACCGAGGCGGTCGGGGTGCTGGAGGGGTTCGCGGCCGGGCTCGGCGGAGCGCACGCGGCGGGCGGCGCCAAGCGGGGCTTCCTCGGCTTCGGCAGGGCAAGGGCGCCCAAGGTGCCCGCCGGGCCGCGGGGCGTCTACCTGGACGGCGGCTACGGCGTCGGCAAGACCCATCTGCTGGCGTCCCTGTGGCACGCCACGCCGGCCGAGCCCGCCCTCAAGGCCTTCGGCACGTTCGTCGAGCTGACCAACCTGGTCGGCGCCCTCGGCTTCCAGCAGACGGTGCGGACGCTGTCCGGACACCGTCTGCTGTGCATCGACGAGTTCGAACTGGACGACCCGGGCGACACCGTGCTCGTCTCCACGCTGCTCGGCAAGCTGGTCGAGGCCGGCGTCGCGCTCGCCGCCACCTCCAACACGCTGCCGGGCAAGCTCGGCGAGGGCCGGTTCGCGGCCGCGGACTTCCTGCGGGAGATCCAGGGGCTGTCGGCGCACTTCCGCGCGCTGCGCATCGACGGCGAGGACTACCGTCACCGCGGTCTGCCCGAGGCGCCCGCGCCCTGCACCGACGAGCAGGTGACGAAGGCGGCCTACGCCACCGCGGGCGCCTCGCTGGACGACTTCCCGCATCTGCTGGAGCACCTGGCCAAGGTGCACCCGAGCCGCTACGGCGCGCTGACGGACGGTCTGAAGGCGGTCTGCCTGACGGACGTGGGGCCGGTGCCCGACCAGTCCACGGCCCTGCGGCTGGTGGTCCTGGCCGACCGGCTCTACGACCGCGAGGTCCCGGTGCTGGCCTCCGGTCTGTCCTTCGACCGGCTGTTCAGCGAGGAGATGCTGAACGGCGGCTACCGCAAGAAGTACTTCCGCGCGATCTCGCGGCTCACCGCGCTGGCCCGCGACGCGAAGCGGCTCGTCGAGCCCTGA
- a CDS encoding pyrimidine reductase family protein: MRRLFPVTDRTAASGPGGGPPPAPGDAGDAARDREWSLAELARAYAYPEPAPDGPRPWLRANMVSTLDGAAQHDGRSQPISTATDMRIFGTLRGLADVVVVGAQTVRMEGYRPARARAEFAGPREAAGQGPAPAVAVVSAGLDLDFSLPLFTSPLVPTLVLTGAAAAPDRVAAARRAGARVVVAGDGTGVDPARAVRALAGLGHTRLLTEGGPRLLGQFVAAGVLDELCLTISPMLTAGDAQRITGGPSVAVPHRFALASLLEEEGFLFARYRRP; this comes from the coding sequence ATGCGACGGCTCTTCCCTGTGACCGACCGGACAGCGGCGAGCGGCCCCGGCGGCGGGCCGCCCCCGGCCCCCGGCGATGCCGGGGACGCGGCGCGGGACCGGGAGTGGAGCCTCGCCGAGCTCGCGCGGGCGTACGCGTACCCGGAGCCCGCACCGGACGGGCCGCGGCCCTGGCTGCGGGCCAACATGGTCTCCACGCTCGACGGCGCCGCCCAGCACGACGGGCGCTCCCAGCCCATCTCCACCGCCACCGACATGCGGATCTTCGGCACCCTGCGCGGGCTCGCGGACGTGGTGGTCGTCGGCGCCCAGACGGTCCGCATGGAGGGGTACCGCCCCGCACGCGCGCGTGCCGAGTTCGCCGGGCCCCGCGAGGCGGCCGGGCAGGGACCCGCCCCGGCCGTCGCGGTGGTCAGCGCCGGCCTCGACCTCGACTTCTCCCTCCCGCTGTTCACCTCGCCCCTGGTCCCCACGCTGGTCCTGACCGGCGCAGCGGCCGCCCCCGACAGGGTCGCGGCGGCGCGGCGGGCGGGCGCGCGGGTGGTGGTGGCCGGGGACGGCACGGGCGTCGACCCGGCCCGGGCCGTGCGGGCACTGGCCGGGCTGGGGCACACCCGGCTGCTGACCGAGGGCGGCCCCCGGCTGCTGGGCCAGTTCGTCGCCGCCGGGGTGCTGGACGAGCTCTGTCTGACGATCTCCCCGATGCTCACCGCGGGCGACGCGCAGCGGATCACGGGCGGCCCGTCGGTGGCGGTCCCGCACCGGTTCGCGCTGGCGTCCCTCCTGGAGGAGGAGGGTTTCCTGTTCGCCAGGTACCGGCGGCCCTGA
- the murC gene encoding UDP-N-acetylmuramate--L-alanine ligase: MAPGLPTAMDRPHFIGIGGAGMSGIAKILAQRGAKVAGSDAKESGTAAALRALGVTVHIGHAAAHLADDASCVVVSSAIRADNPELARAAELGIPVVHRSDALARLMDGLRPIAVAGTHGKTTTTSMLAVSLSALGLDPSYAIGGDLDAPGSNALHGEGEIFVAEADESDRSFHKYAPEVAIVLNVELDHHANYASMDEIYESFETFAAKIVPGGTLVISADHEGARELTRRVEGVRVVTYGESPDADVRVLSVVAQGLKSEVSVLLDGERLTFAVSVPGRHYAHNAVAALAAGVALGVPAAELAPALAAYTGVKRRLQLKGEAAGVQVVDSYAHHPTEMTADLEAMRAAVGDARILVLFQPHLFSRTQELGTEMGQALALADASVVLDIYPAREDPLPGVTSELIIDAARAAGADVTAVHDKDAAPEVVAGMAKAGDLVLTMGAGDVTDLGPRILDRLSQ; the protein is encoded by the coding sequence ATGGCACCCGGCCTTCCTACCGCCATGGACCGACCGCACTTCATCGGCATCGGTGGGGCGGGGATGTCGGGGATCGCGAAGATCCTCGCCCAGCGCGGGGCGAAGGTGGCCGGCAGCGACGCCAAGGAGTCCGGCACCGCGGCGGCGCTGCGGGCGCTCGGCGTGACCGTGCACATCGGCCACGCCGCCGCTCACCTGGCCGACGACGCCAGCTGCGTCGTGGTCTCCTCGGCGATCCGCGCGGACAACCCGGAGCTGGCCCGCGCCGCCGAGCTGGGCATCCCGGTCGTCCACCGCTCGGACGCGCTGGCTCGCCTGATGGACGGACTGCGGCCGATCGCCGTGGCCGGCACCCACGGCAAGACGACCACCACCTCCATGCTCGCGGTGTCGCTGTCCGCGCTGGGCCTCGACCCCTCGTACGCGATCGGCGGCGACCTCGACGCGCCCGGTTCCAACGCGCTGCACGGCGAGGGCGAGATCTTCGTCGCCGAGGCGGACGAATCGGACCGCAGCTTCCACAAGTACGCGCCCGAGGTCGCCATCGTCCTCAACGTGGAGCTGGACCACCACGCGAACTACGCCTCGATGGACGAGATCTACGAGTCCTTCGAGACCTTCGCCGCGAAGATCGTGCCCGGCGGCACCCTGGTGATCTCCGCCGACCACGAGGGGGCGCGCGAGCTGACCCGGCGCGTCGAGGGCGTGCGGGTGGTGACGTACGGGGAGTCGCCGGACGCCGACGTCCGCGTGCTGTCGGTCGTCGCGCAGGGCCTGAAGAGCGAGGTGAGCGTCCTGCTCGACGGGGAGCGGCTCACGTTCGCCGTGTCGGTGCCCGGCCGTCACTACGCGCACAACGCCGTCGCCGCGCTGGCCGCGGGCGTCGCGCTGGGCGTCCCGGCCGCCGAACTGGCCCCGGCCCTGGCCGCGTACACCGGCGTCAAGCGCCGCCTCCAGCTCAAGGGCGAGGCGGCGGGCGTCCAGGTCGTCGACTCCTACGCCCACCACCCGACGGAGATGACGGCCGACCTGGAGGCGATGCGCGCGGCGGTGGGCGACGCCCGCATCCTCGTCCTCTTCCAGCCGCACCTGTTCTCCAGGACCCAGGAGCTCGGCACGGAGATGGGACAGGCGCTGGCCCTCGCGGACGCCTCCGTCGTCCTCGACATCTACCCGGCCCGCGAGGACCCGCTGCCGGGCGTCACCAGCGAGCTGATCATCGACGCGGCCCGGGCCGCGGGCGCGGACGTGACGGCGGTGCACGACAAGGACGCGGCGCCGGAGGTCGTGGCGGGAATGGCGAAGGCCGGTGATCTCGTTCTCACCATGGGCGCGGGTGACGTGACGGACCTGGGCCCGCGCATTCTGGACCGTCTTTCCCAGTGA
- a CDS encoding sensor histidine kinase: MIGGLWPSYRRLRLGTRLALGLGALSLVVFAVVGTALTTYMRDYLSAQLDDQLGIAQGAQSKSIVDSGSLTGKKYWGWYYAVYDVRDGRPVLRTPEDPGDVPADADDLTALAAAQTAAGTEVLSTAHLAGKGVYRLRACAVEPGVVLVSGAPMDDLEDTVRHLITIQVVTFGLALLALVVVGRALLRRGLKPLSDMAHTAHGIASHDLTESASRLPLRADAPGGGPEVEELRTAFNTMLQHIDDSLAVRAEAEQRLRRFVADASHELRTPLMSVRGYADLFQYAAANAPQERDKHLARLRAEAARMGFLLDDLLLLARLDAAEVETPLRMEDADLVELVGQAADAFGASHPHHALTVAPGPAAVPLRMDPHRIRQVLDNLLTNAAVHTPAGTPVRVAVRVASGTARVSVADEGPGIPPGDRERVFDRFYRVDKARSRDRGGSGLGLSVARSLARAHGGALELDEDAGATVFRLTLPLAPPAPGP, encoded by the coding sequence GTGATCGGCGGGCTCTGGCCGTCGTACCGCAGACTGCGGCTCGGCACCCGGCTGGCGCTCGGCCTCGGCGCGCTGTCGCTGGTGGTGTTCGCGGTGGTCGGCACGGCCCTGACGACGTACATGCGGGACTACCTGTCGGCCCAGCTCGACGACCAGCTCGGGATCGCCCAGGGCGCGCAGTCCAAGAGCATCGTGGACTCCGGCTCGCTGACCGGGAAGAAGTACTGGGGCTGGTACTACGCCGTGTACGACGTACGGGACGGCAGGCCCGTGCTGCGCACGCCGGAGGACCCCGGTGACGTGCCCGCGGACGCCGACGACCTCACCGCCCTGGCCGCGGCGCAGACGGCCGCCGGCACGGAGGTGCTGAGCACGGCGCATCTCGCGGGCAAGGGCGTGTACCGGCTGCGCGCCTGCGCGGTCGAGCCCGGAGTGGTGCTGGTCAGCGGCGCGCCCATGGACGACCTCGAGGACACCGTCCGGCACCTGATCACGATCCAGGTCGTCACCTTCGGGCTGGCGCTGCTCGCGCTGGTGGTGGTCGGCCGGGCCCTGCTGCGGCGCGGCCTGAAGCCGCTGAGCGACATGGCGCACACCGCGCACGGCATCGCCTCGCACGACCTCACCGAGTCGGCGTCCCGCCTCCCGCTGCGCGCGGACGCGCCGGGCGGCGGCCCCGAGGTCGAGGAGCTGCGCACGGCGTTCAACACGATGCTCCAGCACATCGACGACTCCCTCGCCGTGCGGGCCGAGGCGGAACAGCGCCTGCGGCGCTTCGTCGCGGACGCCTCGCACGAGCTGCGCACCCCGCTGATGTCGGTACGCGGCTACGCCGACCTCTTCCAGTACGCGGCCGCCAACGCCCCGCAGGAGCGGGACAAGCACCTCGCGCGGCTGCGCGCCGAGGCCGCCCGGATGGGGTTCCTCCTCGACGACCTGCTGCTGCTCGCCCGGCTGGACGCGGCCGAGGTGGAGACGCCGCTGCGGATGGAGGACGCCGACCTGGTGGAACTGGTCGGGCAGGCCGCCGACGCGTTCGGTGCGAGTCATCCCCACCACGCGCTGACGGTGGCTCCGGGTCCGGCGGCCGTACCGCTGCGGATGGACCCGCACCGCATCCGCCAGGTGCTGGACAACCTGCTCACCAACGCGGCCGTGCACACGCCGGCCGGCACGCCCGTCCGTGTCGCGGTCCGCGTGGCGTCCGGCACGGCGCGGGTGAGCGTCGCCGACGAGGGGCCCGGCATCCCGCCCGGCGACCGCGAGCGCGTCTTCGACCGCTTCTACCGTGTCGACAAGGCCCGCAGCCGTGACCGCGGCGGCAGCGGCCTCGGTCTGTCGGTGGCCCGGTCCCTGGCCCGGGCGCACGGGGGCGCGCTGGAACTCGACGAGGACGCGGGGGCGACCGTGTTCAGGCTGACGCTCCCCCTCGCTCCGCCCGCCCCGGGGCCGTGA